One window from the genome of Chloroflexota bacterium encodes:
- a CDS encoding NADP oxidoreductase, protein MAKVKVATDWLAACAGCHMSVLDMDERLVQLLDKIELTSTPITDLKHPPKEGATVGILTGAISNTTNIEVAKQMRERCQILIALGDCAVFGGIVTMRNFFDMNEALKRAYVETESTVDGKVPCSEELGTPVRVCAVNQVVKVDIHIPGCPPSPDAIYYALSELLEGRIPVLTGDNLKYD, encoded by the coding sequence ATGGCGAAAGTCAAGGTTGCAACCGATTGGCTGGCCGCTTGCGCCGGGTGCCACATGTCCGTGCTGGACATGGATGAGCGGCTCGTCCAACTGCTGGACAAAATTGAACTCACGTCCACTCCCATCACCGACCTCAAGCATCCGCCCAAGGAGGGCGCTACGGTTGGGATTCTCACGGGCGCTATCTCCAACACCACCAACATTGAGGTCGCCAAGCAGATGCGCGAACGGTGCCAGATTCTCATTGCGCTGGGCGACTGCGCCGTGTTCGGCGGGATTGTAACCATGCGCAACTTCTTTGACATGAACGAGGCCCTGAAACGCGCCTACGTGGAAACCGAGAGCACGGTGGATGGCAAGGTCCCCTGCTCCGAGGAACTCGGAACGCCCGTTCGCGTGTGCGCCGTCAATCAGGTAGTCAAGGTGGATATCCATATCCCGGGGTGCCCACCATCGCCCGACGCGATCTACTACGCCCTCTCTGAACTCTTGGAGGGCCGTATTCCCGTTCTCACGGGCGACAACTTGAAGTACGACTGA
- a CDS encoding Ni/Fe hydrogenase subunit alpha codes for MQKITIEPVTRIEGHAKVTIHLDDAGKVERAFFHVNEWRGFEKFSEGRPFFEMTQITPRICGICPVSHHLASAKACDVVAGVKPPRTASLLRELMHMGQMIQSHSMHFFELAGPDLLLGFDADPAIRNVVGIVQANPELALKAVRLRGFGQDIIKRLGGKRVHPVFAVPGGVNAPLSVQDRDAILAQIDEMTEVIKTGLAIAKQWCEANMDLINQFAVFPSSYMGLVDEEGGLQLYDGKVRLVDKDGRKLEEFDPQDYLTYVGEHVEDWSYLKFPFYRKMGWPNGTYRVGPLGRLNAATKINTPMAAEEFKVWKSINGGKPVEGTLWFHYARLIEDLYAIERAKEILLDPDILSTDIVADTGTFAGEGVGCVEAPRGTLFHHYKTDANGMLTKVNLIVATGHNNWAMSKSVEMVAKAFVDGKKLTEGMLNRVEAAIRAHDPCLSCSTHAIGAMPIVIELFGPDGSLLQRLTRD; via the coding sequence ATGCAAAAGATTACGATAGAGCCTGTAACGCGAATTGAGGGCCACGCGAAGGTTACCATCCACCTGGACGACGCCGGCAAGGTGGAGAGGGCGTTCTTCCATGTGAACGAATGGCGCGGATTTGAGAAGTTTTCGGAAGGGCGCCCCTTCTTTGAGATGACGCAGATCACCCCGCGCATCTGCGGCATTTGCCCCGTCAGCCATCACCTGGCGTCGGCCAAGGCGTGCGATGTTGTAGCGGGAGTGAAGCCCCCGCGCACCGCTAGTCTCCTGCGCGAACTGATGCACATGGGACAGATGATCCAGTCCCACTCCATGCACTTCTTTGAACTGGCTGGGCCGGACCTCTTGCTCGGCTTTGACGCAGATCCGGCCATCCGGAATGTCGTCGGCATCGTTCAGGCCAATCCCGAACTGGCGCTCAAGGCGGTGCGCCTGCGCGGGTTCGGCCAGGACATCATCAAGCGCCTGGGCGGCAAGCGGGTGCATCCCGTCTTCGCCGTGCCCGGCGGCGTCAATGCTCCCCTTTCCGTGCAAGACCGCGACGCCATCCTCGCCCAGATTGACGAGATGACCGAGGTCATCAAGACCGGCCTGGCCATCGCCAAGCAGTGGTGCGAGGCCAACATGGACCTCATCAACCAGTTCGCGGTGTTCCCGTCGTCCTACATGGGCCTGGTGGACGAGGAGGGCGGCCTGCAATTGTACGACGGCAAGGTGCGACTGGTGGATAAGGACGGCCGGAAACTGGAGGAGTTTGACCCGCAGGACTACCTCACCTACGTCGGCGAACACGTGGAAGATTGGTCTTACCTGAAGTTCCCCTTCTACCGCAAGATGGGGTGGCCCAACGGCACCTACCGCGTGGGCCCGCTGGGTCGGCTCAATGCCGCCACGAAAATCAACACGCCGATGGCAGCCGAGGAATTCAAGGTCTGGAAGTCCATCAACGGCGGCAAGCCGGTGGAAGGCACGCTGTGGTTCCACTACGCTCGCCTCATTGAGGACCTGTACGCCATTGAGCGCGCCAAGGAGATTCTGCTGGATCCCGACATCCTGTCTACGGACATCGTCGCGGACACCGGCACGTTCGCCGGCGAAGGCGTCGGGTGCGTGGAGGCCCCGCGCGGGACGCTGTTCCACCACTACAAGACCGACGCCAACGGCATGCTCACGAAGGTGAACCTTATCGTGGCCACCGGCCACAACAACTGGGCCATGAGCAAGTCGGTGGAAATGGTGGCCAAGGCCTTCGTGGACGGGAAGAAATTGACCGAAGGCATGCTCAACCGCGTGGAGGCCGCCATTCGCGCCCACGACCCGTGCCTGTCGTGCTCCACCCACGCCATCGGGGCCATGCCCATCGTCATTGAACTGTTCGGCCCGGACGGCAGCCTGCTCCAGCGCCTGACGCGGGACTAA